In the genome of Acaryochloris sp. CCMEE 5410, the window GTTGTAGTTCATCTGGATATAGACGCCTTCACGGAAATTCTGGATCTCGTAGGCCAATCGACGCTTGCCACGGTGTTGAGTATCAATGTCCTCAACCCCTTGTTCTTTCAGCAGGTCTTGGTATTTATTAATCGCCTGATCCAACTGCTCTTCGCCTAAGTCTGGGCGCAGGATATACATGGTCTCGTAAGCAGTCATTCAATTCTCTCCTTATGGGCTTGAGGCTTCTTCAAGCTAGCTGGCAGTGCTCACAGGGAGCCACGCACGATCCAACTCTTTAAGAAGCAAGGATCTAGAATTCTAACATTCAATGCCCTGGCAAAAACCATCTTTTACCTCTCTGGCACCAAGGAATTTTTCAGGCAACCCCTAACCAGGAGACAGATTTAAATGAGTGGTAATCGACCTGAAACTAGGTTTGGCAAAATAATAGCCTTGAAATAGCTGAATATCCATTTGCTTGAGCACAGCCAATTCCGCTTCGGTCTCTATCCCCTCTGCAATAGGCTCAATAGCTAGCTCACGACAGACTTGAATAATCCCTCTGACAATGGCTTGCCGACCTTTATCTTGGTCAATATTACGGATTAACGCCATATCCAGCTTAATAAAATCCGGCTGAAAATCAGCTAAAAAGTTCAAGCCAGAATAGCCAGCTCCAAAGTCATCTAATGCCGTTTTAAATCCTAATTTTTGGTAATGCTCAATGATGGCGCGGACATGAGCATAGTCCTTCACCTTCTCAACTTCCGTTAACTCAAACAGAATTTTGTTCAATGGGAAATTGAATTGTTTAGCCGTTTCGATCGTAGTACGAATACAAAGATCGGGCTGATAAACGGCATTCGGAAGAAAATTGATACTGACCATTGACTGGATTCCCAGCTCAGCCGCTAGCTGAATCGCCCGAACTCGGCAGGCTTGGTCAAAACGATATCGACTTTGATCGGTCACCTGGCCAAGAATACTCGCCGCCGACTCATTATTAAGACCACGAACTAGGGCTTCTTGCGCAAAAATAGTGCCGTTTCCCAAGTTCACAATGGGCTGAAATGCCATTGTGAAGTCAAACTGCAGTTCAGGCGTACTCAGACACCCAGAACATCCCACTGACAGAGTTTCTTGATCCACCACGATAGTGTTTTGAAATCACAGATAAAAAACCGAAGCTACCGCACATGGCTATTGACTAGGTAGAAATCCATCTCATCCAAATACATGGAATCAAAATCTCAGCGATATGCAGATATGGTTAGTGTGCCCCAAAAGGACGAACGCACCACATAGAAGCCGTCCACCCATATTTCTTTCTACAGCGTTAGATCACGCAACGATTTAGATCTGCATATTAACCGCATTTGAAATCGCAGGAATCTCAGCATATTGGCCTTGAACAGTTTTAAAGACACTGTAAGCAAACGTTGCGAAAATACCCAGAAAAATAGTGTTAAATAGCGTTTCAGTCAACAATTCAAGCTGAATTCCCTGACTAATAATCGGTAATACCAAATTGCACACCATTAATATGAGATCGAGCAAAATCGCCTGCAACACATTAAAGCGAATAAAACGGCTTATATTTTCATTCCGAACAACGGCAAAAAACAATCCCATAAATAGGATCAAGCCAGCAAACGGAATCAGCCGAATAAATTGGGCATAGATTTGCACAAACGGAATGATAGGCAATAGGCCAATGCTAGTAATCGTGGGGAATTGGCGCATAATGTACTGACCATCACCATAGACAATGGCATCCATCAAAGGCAGTAAATAAGGCAGCGCACCAAACACTCGTTCGGACCAAGGGGTTGAATCATCCCAACTCATTGCATCGTCTCCCAAATTATGGATTCATACCGTTTCATCAATGTAACGTATCTCCATTCCTGTTTTGGGAGACGCAACAAAAGACCTAACAATTGGCTAGAACTATAGCCAGAGGCTAATCACGAGTTTGAGCATAAGCTGCATTAGAAAGCAAAGGCACTTCAGCATGATGTCCTCGCAACGATTGCACAACTGAGAACACCACTATGCCTAAGGTTCCTAGGAATAAAACATTGAACAGTACCATGACAAATAGCCCGCCTCCTGGAGTCGCGCTACTAAATGCACTGCCCAAAATCCCCACTAACCGCAGAATCCACAAGATCAGAGATAAAGAAATACCGAGCATGATCGCCTGCATAGCGTTGTAGCGGATGAGGTGACGAATACGGTTATTCCTAACAACACCAGCGTATAGACCCATAAAAACCAACAGCGGTACAATAGCCAATCCCCCACCTCCCATGTGATAAATGGGCATGAGCAATTCTATAGGGTAAAACAGCACTCCTAACAAGGGAAATTGACCGAATAAAAAAATGCCAAATGGGTACGTATTCAACAAAGGTACTAGAAACGGTAAACAGGACTGAAGCCGCTCTTGTGTTGTTGTTGCTCCACGCCAAGCCATACAAGCCCCTCTTTCAAATGTGGATTATGGATAATCTTCACTCACTATAAGGGATAGTCCCCAATCGCTGAGTTCCCCTGATATTAAGTCCTTGAACATCCAGCAACAGCGGTCGGGTGGGTCTACCTGCAGCAAAGCTGCCTCCCTATCCTTCCACTTCAGCCACTCGAAATCCCATTTGGCACTGGTATTGCTTCAGCTGTAACTCAGTTTCTGAAATTTGTTCTAATAAGTGACCACAGCACAATTTGTTTTGGTGCCATCGAGGTTGCCCCTGACGATTGGCCAGTAAGCAAGACTGACAAACGACTTGAGGCGAGAGTAATTGATCTTCAGTTAGGATGACTAACATTATCAACCTCCAGACACTTGGATCAGCTCTAGCACTATTTTAGGCGACTCATCTGGGAGTTGTCTGCTGTGAGCTGTTAAGAATTACGCAAAAGGGTGAGCAGAGTCTGTCATTTTTCTCAGCCTCCAGTCACCTTGAGCCGAGGTGTTAAGGACGCTTATAGGCGTTAAGATGATTACTTTAAAGATCGTTGTTATCCGTTGGGAAAGCAAGAAAAATACGCAGCACAGGACCTAAATTAATGGATTGATGCTGTTCGATCTTAGCTTTGTTGACACTGGAAAAGGATAGGCTGTGCCATGCAAACTAGCTTAGATATTTTGACAGAAACCGATCCTGCGATCGCAGGGATACTACAGCAGGAATTACAACGCCAGCGCGATCATTTAGAGCTGATTGCCAGCGAGAACTTCACCTCAGCAGCAGTCTTGGCCGCGCAAGGGTCGGTCCTAACCAATAAGTATGCAGAAGGGCTACCTGGCAAGCGGTATTACGGTGGCTGCGAAATTATCGATGCAGCCGAACAGCTCGCTATTGATCGAGCCAAAGAACTATTTAAAGCAGCCCATGTAAATGTCCAGCCTCACTCTGGTGCTCAGGCAAACTTTGCCGTCTTTCTCACTTTGCTGCAGCCAGGCGATACCTTTATGGGCATGGATTTGTCCCATGGGGGTCACTTAACCCATGGCTCTCCAGTGAATGTCTCAGGGAAATGGTTCAATGTCGTCCAGTA includes:
- the rpsF gene encoding 30S ribosomal protein S6, encoding MTAYETMYILRPDLGEEQLDQAINKYQDLLKEQGVEDIDTQHRGKRRLAYEIQNFREGVYIQMNYNGQGHAIAKLEREMRISEQVIRYLTLKHEGPTANADEDESDSE
- a CDS encoding EAL domain-containing protein; this encodes MAFQPIVNLGNGTIFAQEALVRGLNNESAASILGQVTDQSRYRFDQACRVRAIQLAAELGIQSMVSINFLPNAVYQPDLCIRTTIETAKQFNFPLNKILFELTEVEKVKDYAHVRAIIEHYQKLGFKTALDDFGAGYSGLNFLADFQPDFIKLDMALIRNIDQDKGRQAIVRGIIQVCRELAIEPIAEGIETEAELAVLKQMDIQLFQGYYFAKPSFRSITTHLNLSPG
- a CDS encoding Tic20 family protein, giving the protein MSWDDSTPWSERVFGALPYLLPLMDAIVYGDGQYIMRQFPTITSIGLLPIIPFVQIYAQFIRLIPFAGLILFMGLFFAVVRNENISRFIRFNVLQAILLDLILMVCNLVLPIISQGIQLELLTETLFNTIFLGIFATFAYSVFKTVQGQYAEIPAISNAVNMQI
- a CDS encoding Tic20 family protein; protein product: MAWRGATTTQERLQSCLPFLVPLLNTYPFGIFLFGQFPLLGVLFYPIELLMPIYHMGGGGLAIVPLLVFMGLYAGVVRNNRIRHLIRYNAMQAIMLGISLSLILWILRLVGILGSAFSSATPGGGLFVMVLFNVLFLGTLGIVVFSVVQSLRGHHAEVPLLSNAAYAQTRD